The following nucleotide sequence is from Caldibacillus debilis DSM 16016.
GATTATTACCGGGCCCTGGTCGCCTTGAAGCCGTATATTACCGCCTTCTTCGACCGCACGATGGTGATGGCGGAGGATGAAAGGCTGCGGAGCAACCGGCTCGCCATGATGAGGCAGTTGGCCGATTTGATCTTGAATTTTGCCGATGTGGAAGAGCTCGTCATCAAATAAGGGGCGCATGGAATGCGGAAACGGGAGAAGGGAACCGCACCGATTTTCCGCGGAAGGGAAAACCGGTATAATAAATATAAGACCAATAACCGGTTTTTCAGGGGTTCGCTTCCCGTCGTCCAGTTAGGTGGTGAGTAAAATAGAACTGAACAAACGTCAGGAACAAATCTTGGAAATTGTCAAAAAGCATGGTCCGATTACCGGGGAGCATATCGCCGAGATGCTCCAATTGACGCGGGCGACGCTCAGGCCCGATTTGGCGATCTTGACGATGGCCGGGTTTCTCGATGCCCGGCCCCGGGTCGGATATTTTTACACCGGAAAAAACCGGACCCAGCTGCTCGGGGAAAGTATCAAAAAAATGAAGGTGAAGGACTTCCAGTCCCTTCCCGTCGTCGTCAAGGACCGGGTTTCCGTATACGACGCCATATGCACGATGTTTTTGGAGGATGTCGGGACGCTGTTCGTCGTCGATGACGCCTCCCTTTTGGCCGGCGTCGTCTCCCGGAAGGACCTGCTGCGGGCGAGCATCGGGAACCAGGATTTGAATAAAATCCCCGTCAACATCATCATGACCCGGATGCCCAATATTGCGATGTGCCGGAAAGAGGATTCCCTTTATGAGATCGCCAAGCTGCTGATTGAAAAACAAATCGACGCCGTTCCCGTCGTCAAGGAGAAGGGAGACGGCTATGAAGTGATCGGAAGGGTCACAAAAACGAACATTACGAAGGCGTTCGTGTCTTTATTGGACGGAGAATGACCTTGGCCGGAACGGAAAGTTATGCGGCTTGATCTTTGCTTCACCCGGTTGGGCGGGACGCCCGATCTTTTTCTGGAATGAAAATTTAAGGAGCGGTAAGGATGAAAAGACCTCCGATTTATGTCGTTTCCGACTCGGTCGGCGAAACGGTGGAATTGGTGACCCGGGCCGCGGTCAGCCAGTTCAACGGCTCGAGCGTGGAGTTAAAAAGGGTGCCCTATGTGGAAGACAAGGAAACGGTCGATGAAGTCATCCAAGTGGTGAAAATGAACGGCGGCATGATCGTATTTACCCTCGTCAAGCCGGAGATCCGCCGGTACTTGTCCGAGCAGGCGGAGAAGAACAATATCCGGGCTGTCGACGTGCTCGGCCCCCTGATGGATGCCTTCCAGGAACTATCCGGACTGCAGCCGTTGAACGAACCCGGACTGGTCCGCAAATTGGATGCCGACTACTTCCGGAAGGTGGAGGCGATCGAATTTGCCGTAAAATACGATGATGGCAGGGACCCGAGCGGGATCCTGAAGGCGGACATCGTCCTGATCGGCGTCTCCCGGACATCGAAAACCCCCTTG
It contains:
- a CDS encoding helix-turn-helix transcriptional regulator, with the translated sequence MVSKIELNKRQEQILEIVKKHGPITGEHIAEMLQLTRATLRPDLAILTMAGFLDARPRVGYFYTGKNRTQLLGESIKKMKVKDFQSLPVVVKDRVSVYDAICTMFLEDVGTLFVVDDASLLAGVVSRKDLLRASIGNQDLNKIPVNIIMTRMPNIAMCRKEDSLYEIAKLLIEKQIDAVPVVKEKGDGYEVIGRVTKTNITKAFVSLLDGE
- a CDS encoding pyruvate, water dikinase regulatory protein; protein product: MKRPPIYVVSDSVGETVELVTRAAVSQFNGSSVELKRVPYVEDKETVDEVIQVVKMNGGMIVFTLVKPEIRRYLSEQAEKNNIRAVDVLGPLMDAFQELSGLQPLNEPGLVRKLDADYFRKVEAIEFAVKYDDGRDPSGILKADIVLIGVSRTSKTPLSQFLANKRYKVANVPIVPEIKPPGELFKIDKNRIFGLRISPEKLNHIRRERLVSLGLKETANYATIERIKEELAYFDKVVEKIGCRVIDVTNKAIEESANLIINYLQ